The window TTATTACCGCCACCCTTTCCGTTATCTTAGCCATCGTATCCTTCTGACTCCCCCAAATAAGCCCTGACTACGAGAAACTCTCCCCATATGAATGTGGCTTTGACCCCTTAGGATCTGCCCGTTTACCATTCTCCCTCCGATTTTTTCTTGTTGCAATTCTCTTCCTCCTCTTTGATTTAGAAATTGCCCTTCTCTTGCCACTCCCCTGGGGCGACCAACTCTCTTCCCCTCTCATTACCTTCCTCTGAGCCTCAACTGTCCTAGTACTCCTCACCCTAGGCCTTATTTATGAGTGACTACAAGGAGGCCTAGAGTGGGCTGAATGGGTGATTAGTTAAAAGATATAACATTTGATTTCGGCTCAAAAATTCGTGGTTTAACCCCACGATCAACCTGATGACTCCAGTTCACTTCACCTTTTCTTCCGCCTTCATACTAGGACTAACAGGCCTAACATTTCACCGAACCCATCTTCTATCGGCCCTCCTCTGCTTGGAAGGTATGATGCTATCTTTATTTGTTGCCCTATCACTCTGAGCACTCCAACTAAGCTCAATCAGCTTCTCAGCCTCCCCCCTCCTTCTTCTAGCATTTTCGGCCTGTGAGGCAAGTGCAGGACTTGCCCTTCTCGTAGCCACTGCTCGTACCCACGGCTCTGACCGTATACAAAGCTTAAATCTTCTACAATGCTAAAAATTTTACTTCCGACCCTCATGCTCATCCCCACGGCTTGATTAGTCCCCGGTAAATGGCTATGACCAACAACTCTTCTCCATAGCCTCATTATTGCCCTGATTAGCCTCACTTGACTAACAAACTTATCAGAAGTTGGCTGATCCTCCCTTGGCTCCTACCTCGCCACAGATGCCCTTTCTACCCCCCTTCTAGTGCTAACATGCTGACTTCTCCCTCTCATACTTCTCGCCAGCCAAAATCACACCGCCTCTGAGCCAATTAATCGCCAACGCATATACGTCACGCTTCTTACATCCTTACAGTTCTTCCTAATCCTGGCTTTTGGGGCCACTGAAGTAATCATATTTTATGTCATGTTCGAAGCCACATTAATCCCAACACTTATCCTTATCACCCGATGAGGCAATCAGGCTGAGCGGCTCAATGCAGGAACTTATTTCTTGTTTTACACTCTAGCTGGCTCACTCCCCCTTCTAGTTGCCCTTCTCCTCCTTCAAAATAACGCGGGGTCCCTCTCCTTACTTACCTTAGCATACTCCCCTCCAATACAGCTCACTACTTATGGAGACAAGCTTTGATGGGCCGCCTGCCTATTAGCCTTCTTAGTTAAGATGCCCCTGTATGGTGTCCATCTTTGACTCCCAAAAGCTCATGTAGAAGCACCCGTTGCAGGATCAATAATTCTTGCCGCCGTCCTATTAAAGCTTGGGGGCTACGGAATGATACGCATGCTCACAATTCTTGAACCCCTAACTAAGGAACTCAGCTACCCCTTTATTATCTTTGCACTCTGGGGGGTACTTATAACAGGCTCAATCTGCCTGCGCCAAACTGACCTCAAGTCGCTCATCGCTTACTCGTCTGTGAGCCACATGGGCCTAGTCGTAGGGGGCATTTTAATTCAAACCCCCTGAGGCTTCTCCGGAGCACTAATTCTCATAATTGCCCATGGCCTCACATCATCCGCCCTTTTTTGCTTAGCCAATACTAATTATGAACGAACCCACAGCCGAACAATAGTCCTAGCCCGAGGCCTACAAATAGTGCTTCCCCTAATAACAGCATGATGATTCATTGCCAGTCTAGCAAACCTTGC is drawn from Sparus aurata mitochondrial complete genome and contains these coding sequences:
- the ND3 gene encoding NADH dehydrogenase subunit 3 (TAA stop codon is completed by the addition of 3' A residues to the mRNA), producing MNLVTTIIIITATLSVILAIVSFWLPQMSPDYEKLSPYECGFDPLGSARLPFSLRFFLVAILFLLFDLEIALLLPLPWGDQLSSPLITFLWASTVLVLLTLGLIYEWLQGGLEWAE
- the ND4L gene encoding NADH dehydrogenase subunit 4L; the protein is MTPVHFTFSSAFMLGLTGLTFHRTHLLSALLCLEGMMLSLFVALSLWALQLSSISFSASPLLLLAFSACEASAGLALLVATARTHGSDRMQSLNLLQC
- the ND4 gene encoding NADH dehydrogenase subunit 4 (TAA stop codon is completed by the addition of 3' A residues to the mRNA) yields the protein MLKILLPTLMLIPTAWLVPGKWLWPTTLLHSLIIALISLTWLTNLSEVGWSSLGSYLATDALSTPLLVLTCWLLPLMLLASQNHTASEPINRQRMYVTLLTSLQFFLILAFGATEVIMFYVMFEATLIPTLILITRWGNQAERLNAGTYFLFYTLAGSLPLLVALLLLQNNAGSLSLLTLAYSPPMQLTTYGDKLWWAACLLAFLVKMPLYGVHLWLPKAHVEAPVAGSMILAAVLLKLGGYGMMRMLTILEPLTKELSYPFIIFALWGVLMTGSICLRQTDLKSLIAYSSVSHMGLVVGGILIQTPWGFSGALILMIAHGLTSSALFCLANTNYERTHSRTMVLARGLQMVLPLMTAWWFIASLANLALPPLPNLMGELMIIVSLFNWSWWTLALTGAGTLITAGYSLYMFLMTQRGQLPTHITALEPSHSREHLLMALHLLPLILLVLKPELIWGWTA